The DNA window CAAATGACTGTACAAGGATGAAGAGCACTAAGGGTCACTCTTAAAATTCTGTCTACCAAATGCCTCATGTTATAAGTTGAGGGAAAGTCATGAAGCATGTCAGCGAACCCTAAAACTCTCACTCTGTCCTGGGAGATCCTCTCCCATTTTCTCCTATGAGTTCTTGATATTTTGCAATGTTTTGTCAGTAAGTAATACTAGACTACTAAGTGTTCAGGTCACTCGTTTATGTCTAGCATAAATAGGACAACAGACAAATATCCAGAATTACATAGAGAGAAGCATAAAAGCATTCTAAGACACAAGGAGTACCCCCAGTTGGCACAGCTTAATCTCTAGGTCTCTTTTGGATCAATACTCAGTCTTTCAGGTCCCCACCTTGCCCCTCAGCTGTTTCCAAAATTGTATCTGGGCTTATGGAGAAGGAGAACTTAAATGACCTTGTGGTAAAGGAAAGCCAAAGTTTCCCAGATTCAAACACAGGTCTTGGGACTGTCCTCTGGCCCCTCTGGTCTCCTGATGTTTCTATTCTATTTGGTTACCATTCACACTCATCCTTCAAGAGGGTAAGACAGCAGTTGATGAACCTGGAGACTGTCCTCTCTTAGCTTAATCAGGAACCACTGAATCTCCTTGCTGAATAGACCTCACTTGTCAGGTCCAGTTTTCTCACTGAGTCCCTGACCCAAGTGGTCCACTCTGCATCTCTCCTAAAATGTCGCTTAGCTTCTTCCATGGCAACTCTCTGGTAAACTACCTACTAAGATTCTCAGATAATTTCTGCATCCCTGTTGGGAGCAAGCAGGAACTCCTATGTTTTGTTCAAACTGAATGGGTTCAAGAGAGCTAAACTAACGTCCTACCTCTTCCTAATCATTGCTACTTGACCTTCCTGTGTCAACGTCCCCCTACCCAGGTTGGTTCAGGGGGAGCCTTTGATATCTATTCTGATATCTTACCAGAAtttcaaatgtgaaaacaaaagcCCCTCTTCCCTCAGTGTTCCCCTCAATCTATCTAACAGAAGGTTATGTTAATTTCAGAATTCCAGAATAAAGCTTAGGACTTAGGTAATCCACCATTAcccctttttctgcctctattccCCTTTCTCCTTACCCAGTTCGCTTAAACCAATGTTTTTCAAACTGGAGATTATGACTCATTAGTGTGCTATGATATAAATTAATGAATCAATCTGCATGTTTAAATGGAATGTATAGAAAGTATGTGTGCAACTCAACTTGttgaaaatgatttatttcataaaacttttgTCCCCacggtgtgtgtgtttgtgtgtgtgcatgcactgggttgcaatataaaatatattactaactATAGGGTATggtcaaaaacatttgaaaagcactgttctaaacataACCAAACTTCTCTCTGCCCTAGGTACATAAGAAAATATCATGATCTAATCCACCAGAACTACCTCATGACatgctaaaggaaatttttttcattgtggtaaataAACCACAATAAAGATTTActgtttaaccattttaaagtgcatagttctgtggcattaagttaAATCACATTACTGTGCAATCATACCACCATCcctctccagaacatttttaatcttcccaaagtaaaataatacagaaattaaacaataactctcgattccttcctctccctggtcCCAGGCAACCACCGCTCTTTCAGTCTCTATAAATGTGATCACTCAGGTTACCTCAgctaagtggaattatacagtatttatctttttgtgactggcttatttcatttagcatatgtCCTCAAAGTTAATGCCTATCAcagcatatatcagaatttcctttctttttaaggctgaataatactccatcgtatgtatatatcacatttggtTTGCCCATGCTTATGTGTTGACACATTGAAATCATGCATGGGtgaattttggaaaatatctaCCACTGTATTAAATGgctaaaaggaataaaattattcCAGTTACATGTTCTTTAAAGGACATGATGAAATTCAGAATTTGTTTCCCTTAGAAAAGCAAAGATATTAAGAAAGATATATTTTTCCACATTCTAAGTTCCTTTGATTATCATCAAATTGTTTAAGTGAAGTTAATTTATGCCTCATCTTATTTCACTTACTTGTGGGTAAAGGCCGACTGAAAATGAGTGGTAATTATTTGGAACTGGCCCTGACCGTGATAAGTATACTCATTTACAAACTCTCTTCCATTTAAAACCATACTTTCACAGGACCATGCCGAGGAAGGCAGGGCCAGCATTTATCGGTCAGTCTTTACCAACTCTTCCAAAGAGATGACATGTTTTCCAGACTTCCCTTTTCCTGATGACTTTCCCAACTTTATGCATAACAGTAAGCTCCAGGAATACATCACTGCGTTTGCCAAAGAAAAGAACCTCCTGAGATACATTCAACTTAAGGTAAGATATTATCAAGAAATTAATTCGGGGCATTACTGtgaggaattttctttttattagtagATTCCCATTAGTTCCTTTCAGTGTCTCTTTCTTACTTGTCAACGTTTTTAATGATGTGGCTTCTCTGACCCTAGATttagagaatacacattcttctcaagaatACATAGGAAATTTACAAAACTTGACCACATTCCATGAATTTAAGAGCTCTTTTTTCCTAAACAATgtatgggtcaaaaaagaaattgcaatggaaattttaaaatatttagagctGAATGATAATTTAAATTCTACATATTGGTATTTGTgggaagcagagagagcaaaactttcatgaaaattataagcttaaatgcttatattagaaaataaactggGGCTGGGGCTGCTTTCCCCTTTTAGGCTCTGAAACTCCCCCTCCATCCACTCTAATTTCTCCACTGGTGAGGAGCCTTCCCAAGGTGTaggaacctttcctccttcacagctccctccctgggctGCAGGCCCGATCCTGATTCCTAAGGTTTTTCAGGTAATCCTTACgcacactaaaatttgagaagaaCTTATGCTCTGAATATAGACAACATCTTTCATTTTAAGAcaataatgttaaaaatagacTAATGAAATACATTAGGAAATAGTTGTTACTACAAAAATTATTGGCCACCAGATTATTTACTACATGTGCTACATGCCTCTTGTAAACTATGATTCAATTCACTGTCATAGCTCCAAAAGGAATCACTCTTCTACTGCAGAAAATACTGGTCATACACAAGGAACCATGTGGGGATAAAAAACATATAGACCATTTAATGTTTTGAATTATTCTGAAGGAATTTTGAATTTGTAATATGTACCTTCATAATGAATTAAGTATTTTTCCTAAGCCcctattaaagatttttttcatcctATTTGATCAAGTTGGTGCCAAACCTACCTGTTAgcatagaaaaaaagaaggctATCTTTCTATGTTTCTCTTAGACACTTGTATCCAGTGTAAGTAAACGTCCTGATTTCTCAGTCACTGGCCAATGGGACGTTACCACTGAAAAGGATGATAAAAAAGAATCAGCTGTCTTTGATGCTGTAATGATTTGTTCTGGACATCATGTGTACCCCAACCTACCAAAAGAGTCCTTTCCAGGTAAGGCCAAAATTTAGGGTGCCATCTACAAATCTGATATGAATGAATAACCTTGATAATGTCTTTCTTACATATATAAAAGTACAATTTATAAAAGCacacattaaattaaaatatgcttCTATTGTATCTAACATACCTGGTGTGCTAAAATTCCAGATTACTGCAACTATATTCACCCACAAGATCTGTTACagcagttttttaaatgaaaatcaaatgattCATATGTTTCCCACTTTTCACTCAGGTCTACAACTTTTTAAAGGCAAATGCTTGCACAGCTGGGACTATAAAGAACCAGGAATATTCAAGGGGAAGCGAGTCCTGGTGATTGGCCTGGGAAATTCGGGCTGTGATATTGCCTCAGAACTCAGCCACACAGCTGAACAGGTACGCCTCCCAGATACTAAGGGAACTATCTTTAAAGGGACAGACACACCATTTGAAAGGTGTGATAATGAAACGGGAGAAGAGCAAGGTGCTTGATAGGAAGACTAAATAGTGTTTCATATAGCTCAACTTCCCTGGTAACTTGTGAGATTTTAAATAGCTTGATATGGCAAAGGCAGAACATCAGCAAGGAGTGATGTTGTCATTCAACAATCTTCTTCTTTGGGACATTTATTGTCTAACATGTGTCCAGTAAATTCCTCTGAAACTAATGGGATCATTTTGGGATCATCAGATAAGCACAAGCACTAGAAGAAATATGAGTAGAATTCAGTTATTGGTCATCAACACCAGAGAAGATttgattaaaatatgaaaatttgccTGGAGGAGTACGACAGAGTGTTGATCCTAAGATGTAGATTATAGTGCAGGAAGTTTATTTGGGAGAGCTCTCTGGATGAATACCtctgagggaagggaaagaagttttcctttatttactCTGAAGCTAGGAGAGTCCTTTAGAATTGTCTCTAGTTGAAGTGAGAGGCTGGGCCTTTATATCCTTCCATTAACCAGTCACTGAATGCAGGGAATCCAAAAAGAGTATAAGTTACCAAAGTAACCGCCAAAGAGGGCTGACAGCTCAGGGTTGCCTTCTGGCAACACTCCCAGAAGCTGTTTTAATAACTCCATTCCTAAAGGCAGATCTGGGGGATATATCACAATATCCAGTACAAATGGTCACCACCTTAATGGTTGAAATGGTGTTCTTTAAGGTCATCGTCAGCTCCAGAAGTGGCTCCTGGGTGATGAGCCGGGTCTGGCATGGTGGCTATCCATGGGACATGATGTTTATCACTCGATTTGAAACCTTCCTCAAGAACAACTTACCAACAGTCATCTCTGACTGGTGGTACGTGAAGCAAATGAACGCAAGATTCAAGCATGAGAACTATGGCTTGATGCCTTTAAATGGGTAAAGCAGAGTTAAACATTTTATGCCtgctaatttttatttcagtgtcaACAACCCTTATGTGTGTTGTAACCCCTAAACAAATCAAAGTGAAGTAATCACCTCTCACATTTCAGAGGATAAAGAATTGCAAAAGTTAGGGGTATTTTCCTATTCACAATCCTCCTTACCAGATTTGCACAGCTGGAAAGTTATATAATATCAATACCTCAGGAATTAGTCCCTAGAGTTATGATAATAATAGTCAACATGTTTTAAGCCCTTAATACATGTCAGATTCTCTGACACTCATTATCTCCCTTTATTTTCACAACAACTATGAGGATGGCTCTGTTATAAtcttcatttcagagatgagaaaactgtggttCAATGTAGTTAACTTtaccaaagccacacagccaggaagttaAAGGCTTGTCCAGATCTGCTGACTCCAGAGTCCCTCACTCTTAGCCACCTTGCTCTACTGCCTCTTTCTTAATGACAAAGTTAAGTTAAGCAAAGCAGAACTTTCCCTGTGCTTCACTCTCCTCACCTGCCCCTTAATGGAGCCCTCGCACTGAACTATGGCCACAATGTTTACATCTTCAGTCTCCTCACTCTCTCCTATAACATCCCCCAAGCGAGTCACATGATAAGAAATTACTTTGACGTGGGTGAAAAACCCAAGTTATAAGCTGTTTACATCAAAGTTAATTcactaattcaacaaatatttattaagcatttattatgtgccaggaccTGTGTTAAATCCTgtggatatagcagtgaacaaacaCATAAAATCGCTGTCCCACATTCTAGTAGtgggaaacagacaataaacaaatagcaGAAAATCATATGGTGACATGTATcagggagaaaaaacaaagcaagcaagGGTAACAGGGAGTGCCATCAGGACAATTTTAAACACTCTGCAGGGGAGGTCTCACTGAGAAAACTTTTAAGCAAATTCCTGaaggagatgagaaaatgagCCATGAGGATATCTGGAGAAGAGCATTCTGGACAATGGGAACAGCTAGGACATCACCTCTTCAGGGGTATGACTGGTATGTTCAACAAACTACAATGAGCTTCTCTTCCTGGAGAAGATGGCTGGGGAGAGTAGCAGGAAATGAAACCAGAGACATCAATATAGCCAGTTGACATTGGGTCTTGTAGGCCACTGTAAGGAGTCTGGCCTTTACTCTGAATGCAGTGGGAAGACATTGCAGGCATCTGAGTAAATTGAAGACAAGATCTAAGTTAATTTGAAGAGATCACTTTGGCTGTTATGGTCATCACTCATTATAGGTGGGTAGGTCAAGGAAGGAAGTGGAAACACTAGGTAAGAGGCTATCGTCAAAGAGCattattcctatgttttcctctaagagtttacattctctgatataaatcacagcaagatcttttttgacccacctcctagagaaatggaaataaaaacaaaaataaacaaatgggacctaatgaaacttaaaaccttttgcacagcaaaggaaactataaacaagatgaaaagacaaccttcagaatgggagaaaatatttgcaaatgaatcaatggacaaaggattaatctccaaaatatataaacaattcatgcagctcagtattaaaaaaacaaacaacccaatcaaaaaataggcagaagacctaaatagacgtttctccaaagaagatatagaaatggccaagagacacatgaaaagttgatcaacatcactaattattagagaaatgcaaatcaaaactgcaatgaggtatcacctcacaccagttagaatgggcatcatcagaaaatctacaaacaacaaatgctggagagggtgtggagaaaagggaaccctcttgctctgttggtgggaatgcaaattgatacagccactatggaaaacagtatggaggttccttaaaaaactaaaaatagaattaccatacgacccagcaatcccattacctgggcatatacccggagaaaaccataattcaagaagacacatgcatcccaatgttcattgcagcactgtttacaatagccaggtcatggaagcaacctaaatgcccatcgacagatgaatggataaagaagttgtggtacatatatacaatggaatattactcagccataaaaaggaatgaaactgggtcatttgtagagacgtggatggacctagagactgtcatacagagtgaaagtcagaaaagagaaaaacaaatatcgtaaatgaacgcatatatgtggaatctagaaaaatggtacagatgaaccagtttgcaaggcagaaatagagacacagatgtagagaacaaatgtatggaagcaggggtggtggtggtggtggtgtgatgaattgggagattgggattgacatgtatacactaatatgtataaaacagataactaataagaacctgctgtataaaataaataaataaataaataaataaagaggctATTGTCAAAAATCCATATGAGAGGGGTAGGTGGCTTGAAGTAGGATCGTCAGTGCTCAGAAGTGGTCAGATTTTGGATACAGTTTGAAGGTAAACCCAAACAGGATTTTCTGTTAGATTGAATAACAGACGTGAAAGCAAAAAAAGGGTCAAGGATGTCTTCCAGACTTTTGATCTGAGCAAGAGGGCAAGGATGGAGGTGACATCTATTGAGACGTGGAAAACCATGGGAGGAGCGGAAATTTAGTTTTAAACGTATCAAAGTTGGAATGTCTATTCGACATTCACACAGAAGAATGTGGAAAAGCAGTGGGATACACAAGACAGAAGAGACATTCAAACCATAAGTTTAAAGTGTGaactgaaacaacaacaacaacaaaaatgtggaCTGATCGGAATATAGATAGTATTTAAAGAAACGAAAACTAGATGACGTCTCTTGAAGAATgaatggagatggagaaaacaaaagttaTGAGGGCTGAGTCCTGGGGCACATCATCGTTTAGAGgtcaggaagaggagaagaattCAGCAGGAGACACTGAGAAAGAATAGCGAGGTAGATAGAAAGGAATCAAGAGTGAGTGATGACCTGAAAGCAAAATGAAGACAGTGTTTCATGGAGGAGGACACCATGAAGTGTGTCAAATGCTGCTAATAAGTTGAGTAAAATGAGAAGTAAGAGTAGACCATGGGATCTGGCAGCTTGAAGATCCTGGTGGCCTTGACAAAAGAAGTTTCAACATGGCAGTGGGTTTAAGATAAATGGCAGGTAATTTGAGCAGTTGAATCCAGCCTTTTTCCAATCAGCATTCCAACCAATCTCATTGTCtggctcagtttcctccccaGTGGAGTCTACCTATGGCTCTCTCACAGCTCTCACCGTCCTATAGGAACAAAGTCTTTTCCTTCAACATTATTCAGTTCACCCCTAAGTTCAGATTTATGTGCACTCACTAGAGATATTACTGAATAAAAAGTAATCAGAAGCTCTCTCTTTCCAGATTTCCAGtggcctcttccttctcctggccTTATTTAAATTCCTAGatgctccctccctcacctgacTTGTGCCTTTGTCTGCACGGGGCTCACACTTCACATTTTATGATAGAACCTGACTGCAGTCTTCCCACCTTTGGCTTCCTTCCACCTATTTGATCTTCTTTACATCACAATGACCACTTTGGAGTATGCTATGTTAAGAATAATGGTTAACATTTCGAGCACTATGTATGTGCTACAAACTACACCAAATTCTTTATATTACTTAGGTCTCCCAATGACCTGCGGTAGGTATAACTTTATTGCCACTCCAGATGAGAAAGATGAggcaagagaaattaagaaaacttaaTTTGATCAAGGTTCACAGTTGATaagtagcaaagaaaaaaatttaaagacccGGGTACTCTGACTTTAAGAGTTTTCCCTGATATAGGTTTTAACAGGGGAAAGGGCCTGGGTGCTTATTCTGGGATTTAGAGAGAGCTctgtggaagagaagagaaagatcaCAGGAAATAGAGAAGGGATCAGCAAAAAAACAACTTCTCTTACTCCACAATGTTGCCTTACATCAGTTTTGTTCTTCAACCATATTGGTGACACTCCATGGCACATTAAAAAATCTTGagtcattttctccttccttactAATTAACTATTAACaatcattaattaattattatggaccaataaaagaaacaggaaatgttACTGTTCTAATGGTCATCTCTGTTTTCCATACAGCACCCTGAGGAAAGAGCCCGTGTTCAATGATGAGCTCCCGGCTCGCATTCTATGTGGCACTGTGACTGTTAAGCCAAATGTGAAGGAGTTTACAGAGACTTCGGCCATTTTTGAGGATGGAACAGTGTTTGAGGCCATTGACTGTGTCATCTTTGCAACAGGCTATAGTTATGCCTACCCCTTCCTTGATGACTCCATCATTAAGAGCAGAGACAACGAGGTCACCTTATTTAAAGGCATCTTCCCGCCTCCACTGGAGAAGCCAACCATGGCAGTGATCGGCCTTGTCCAGTCCCTTGGAGCTGTCATCCCCACAACTGACTTGCAGTCTCGCTGGGCAGTGCAAGTAATAAAGGGTAAGTAGACAAAGAAGTTCATTGATGGGAAAGATGGAAGCCAATGAGAATGGCTTCGAGTCTTTGTGAAAACAATAATCCTAATAACAAGGGACAAATCCTAGGTCCCATCCAGTTTCCAGAATCTACAATTCTACATTTTTGGTACTATATTTtataagcaattaaaaatatattacattgggTTGTCATAAACAATAGTACAAGACATTATTCAAGGAGTAGTTTGCGATTTATAACTCCTTAGAACTGTTAATTACCCAAGACCTTTCATTAAACTTGAGAACACCAGAGCTTCTCATCTTAAACGCATGACAACTTTATAAAATTAAGATTTCAAAACTCAATAGAATGACATTTCTTGAAAGGTTAATAACAGATGTTTCAAAGCCAATATCCAGCCAACTTTAAACATCCAcagtcatgaaaaaaaattatcattgctAGAGAGGAAGTGGATTTCCTGCTCTATTTTCTTCCCTGCCATGGATCATTAGAAGCAGAAAGCACTTGGTGTGGTAGACAGTCAGTCTTTAAGGAATACTAAAtccctgtattttaaaaagaaaaaggaaacaacaaactTGATTGGGGCCAAGCAAAGAAGGCAGGCAGCATCATCCAGCCCTAGGCACTGGGATCAGATTCACACTAACCTTTAAATGCAGTCGTGGGCCAATTCAGATAATAAGACCAAACAGGGCCATGGTTAAAGAACAGATAGAGATGTCAAAGTTTAGTGTGCAAAGTTTAGTTGGTCTTAAAGGTATGAAACTTATGGATAAGGAATCTTAGCTGGTCTGCTTCCTTTGAAGCCACATCTAAGGCTTCCAGTCCTACCTGACTTGCTGGGATTTAAGCGTTCTTTTATACTGGTGGTTGGAACCTGCAACTGCATAGCCTGCATCATCGCCCACCACCAGGCTACTATCCACATCATTACAGTCCTTCATATCAGTGATCTCTCTGAATCTCCTTCACTCCCCGGTCCCCAAGCAGAGATGTGTTGCAGGATGATGTTACTCCAGTGAGGCAGCAGCCAGGAAGGTGAAGGCATGAAATTCTACTTAGAAAGAGCTAAGCTCAGGGTTCAAGTTCAAAAAGACTGGCATTAAAATGTGGGACACTTACTCTCTGTGTGGACAGGAGTTGTAACCTAGGCTCTGAAGAAAGGAGACAAGGCAGATACCCAATCAACAGAGAACTGATGCACAAGGCAAAGACTCAGTCTTAGGGGAAATGGAAGATAAGGCAAGCAATCCAATTTGGGGGAACCAGGGTACCAGATAGAGGGGTCAGCTACAAGCAGCCCAATGGCAATAGCTGGTGGGCTATAGAATACAgcctcttctccatctctcctcctGCCCAAGAACAGAATGAGTTCCAAGGTTTGAAACAAGGCCATGTCTACAGACTGTTCACGTGATCCTGCTTATAAGGATTTCAGGAATAGGGAGTTAGGCAAGTCATTGCAGGTCTTGAGCAATCAGAGCTAGGCTGGGAGTTCTAGTCTTGCTCCAGGTGAtcccagaattgccaaagaaaCCACACTAATTTGAAGCATCTCTGGGTACAAAAGTTTGGGTCTAGATTTCAGAGAATTCTGTAAATTGGTGCCAGAAAGAGCCTGAAATCTTGGGGCAGCCCCAACTCAGATTTagtctcctgggacttccctatATCCTTGGTGACTTGTGGACAGTACATATCCTCAGTCTCATTCAGGAGCTATTGGCTTTTCAGAGAGAACCTTGCGGCTTCACTAAATTCTCTATCTTATCTGCTGTAAATTCCCTTTCCTGGCAAAGCAAGATAACTTcctatgaagattttttttcttaaatcttaaaaaagagatgCCTATTTACCTTTGGCTATAATTTATTAGAtaacatacttaaaaataaagctgagagATTAGAATATATAATCTAATATTTtgaaactgactttttaaatccGATAACTGGTTTAAGTGcaaagatacaaagataaaagACTATTTGGGTAATGGCTTTTAATTATTGTGACAAGTATCATCACTGAGAAGATTGGGAATGACCTGTATGTTTgtctcaaaattttattttgctagACAGTGACAAAAAATTTGGAAATACTAATGTGATTCATAACTCactattaaaaaggaaacattgcAGGCTGGTCCTGTGACAGACTTATTTAACTACTATCATGTCTTTCCCTTTTTATAGGAACTTGCACTTTGCCTTCTGTCAAGGACATGATGAATGATATTGatgaaaaaatggggaaaaagctCAAATGGTAAGAGCAGCTATTGTAAAGGGGATCTAGAATTTTCATAGAAAAAGCAGAATTTGTGAATACTTGGaactattttagttttaaatggcCCTGAGTGAGGTCATTACGGTGACAGCTATGAGCTAAATTcagccattcaacaaatatttatatccaGGATCTATTTTGCACCTGATACCTCACTAAATCCTGTTTTAACCCTCCATAGCTCCTGCAATATGTCATAGAAAGGAAACCCAGAAAGATTAGAAGTCAGAGGAGTTTGGGAACATGTGGATGTGGACTTCAATTTTCTAGCCCATAAATCCTCTAAGATGTAAAGGATGCTTTCCAACTGATGGCTCTAATAAAATGAGAACTTGTCAGAAGAACTGGGTTCCAGCCCTACCTCTGTCACTAATTAGCTCAGTGGCCATGAAGTAGTAACCTCACTTGAGCAGGAGACAATTTACCTATTTGTAAATGTGAATAAAATTGCCTTTCTCAGCTGCCTTGCAGTGTTGTGGAATGTCCAAATGAGATCAGTATGAAAGTCCTTTAGTAACAACTACAAAGTACAGGATAATGGGCAATAGTCCCCTTACCAACACAAAGGATAGATGTTGATTCCCATGGATAAAAAGGTGTGAGGCATTTTCCCTGTTCTTTTTCCTGCACAAAGCGTGGATGACCACAGTCTTGTTTCCTCTCCCGCCCCTAGGTTTGGCAAAAGCGATACCATACAGACGGATTATATCGTTTATATGGATGAACTTGCCTCCTTCATTGGGGCAAAGCCCAACATCCCATGGCTGTTTCTCACAGATCCAAAGTTGGCCTTGGAGGTTTACTTTGGCCCTTGCAGCTCATATCAGTTTAGGCTGGTGGGCCCGGGGAAGTGGCCAGGAGCCAGAAATGCCATCCTGACCCAGTGGGACCGGATATTGAAACCCACGACGACAAGAATTGTTGGGAGTCCTCTGAAGCCTTGCTTATTTTGCAGTTGGTTCAGGCCCGTTCTTATTTCTGTTCTGTCAATTGCTGCTTTCCTTGTGTTGTTCTAATCATCATTCCATCTAGGATTCTGAAAGTAACTAACACTACCTGGGAAGAAACTCtgctatttaaaaattaggaatttcACACCTCCTACTTTCCTATTTAGCAGGCATTAGTCAGTAAGACAGTACTATTTCTAGGCTTTTAAATAAGCTCCTGTAAGAATCATGTCATGATCTGAAGAGCATTAATCAATTCTCTTCAGGTTCCACTAACATTTCATAATTCCATAACATTTCCATAACATTTCATAATTAGATATATGCTCTTTATCTCTAACCTAAATCATCTCCTGAAACATTTGACATGATTCCTTTTCTCCTTAAACAATGTTTGAAATATGTATTTCAAATCTAAACAAAGAGCAGATTAAGCAGAGTAGTTGCAATATGATAGTCCCAGCCTACTTCTACAAACTATTTGCAGGATCAAGGGGAGAATTTGGCTATTATATTCTATTTCTGTCCTCCAGGCGATTCCTCCTCTCCCCTGGCCAAGAAACATAGCATGGAGACCCCATTTATAGTGAAAGTTAGCAAGAAGTAACTCATTTTATTTAGATTCTCAATAAGGAACCAACTTTCCAACATGTAGCAgcaaaataatgacaataataatgagTAGAGCACCAAATAGACCTTTTAACTGAAtggacagtcttttaaaaaattaa is part of the Balaenoptera musculus isolate JJ_BM4_2016_0621 chromosome 1, mBalMus1.pri.v3, whole genome shotgun sequence genome and encodes:
- the LOC118897305 gene encoding dimethylaniline monooxygenase [N-oxide-forming] 3 isoform X2, giving the protein MTCFPDFPFPDDFPNFMHNSKLQEYITAFAKEKNLLRYIQLKTLVSSVSKRPDFSVTGQWDVTTEKDDKKESAVFDAVMICSGHHVYPNLPKESFPGLQLFKGKCLHSWDYKEPGIFKGKRVLVIGLGNSGCDIASELSHTAEQVIVSSRSGSWVMSRVWHGGYPWDMMFITRFETFLKNNLPTVISDWWYVKQMNARFKHENYGLMPLNGTLRKEPVFNDELPARILCGTVTVKPNVKEFTETSAIFEDGTVFEAIDCVIFATGYSYAYPFLDDSIIKSRDNEVTLFKGIFPPPLEKPTMAVIGLVQSLGAVIPTTDLQSRWAVQVIKGTCTLPSVKDMMNDIDEKMGKKLKWFGKSDTIQTDYIVYMDELASFIGAKPNIPWLFLTDPKLALEVYFGPCSSYQFRLVGPGKWPGARNAILTQWDRILKPTTTRIVGSPLKPCLFCSWFRPVLISVLSIAAFLVLF
- the LOC118897305 gene encoding dimethylaniline monooxygenase [N-oxide-forming] 3 isoform X1, which translates into the protein MVKKVAIIGAGISGLASIRSCLEEGLEPTCFEKGEDIGGLWKFSDHAEEGRASIYRSVFTNSSKEMTCFPDFPFPDDFPNFMHNSKLQEYITAFAKEKNLLRYIQLKTLVSSVSKRPDFSVTGQWDVTTEKDDKKESAVFDAVMICSGHHVYPNLPKESFPGLQLFKGKCLHSWDYKEPGIFKGKRVLVIGLGNSGCDIASELSHTAEQVIVSSRSGSWVMSRVWHGGYPWDMMFITRFETFLKNNLPTVISDWWYVKQMNARFKHENYGLMPLNGTLRKEPVFNDELPARILCGTVTVKPNVKEFTETSAIFEDGTVFEAIDCVIFATGYSYAYPFLDDSIIKSRDNEVTLFKGIFPPPLEKPTMAVIGLVQSLGAVIPTTDLQSRWAVQVIKGTCTLPSVKDMMNDIDEKMGKKLKWFGKSDTIQTDYIVYMDELASFIGAKPNIPWLFLTDPKLALEVYFGPCSSYQFRLVGPGKWPGARNAILTQWDRILKPTTTRIVGSPLKPCLFCSWFRPVLISVLSIAAFLVLF